The DNA region AAAGGGCCAGAAGAAAATTTATAATTCACAATAAAGCCTGAGATTTGTATTGTAAATCTCGCCAGTGATGTTTGACTACAATTAACACAATTAAATTCACAGGAAGGAGAAAAAACACTTAATTAGAACAACTCAGTGTGGAATGCATATAACTCAAAGGATGTGATCTACAAAGAGGGAACTACCTGCTTTGATAGACTTAAGGCAGTATACCCAAGTCTCTGGTACTCAACTTTGAACTGGAAAACACCATAAACATCGGGAATCTTAAAAGATGTATAATAAAGGCCCTGTAGAAAATAACAATTGATTACATGTTGCAAAGAAACACATCATGGCCAAGTTTTGCATGCTGCATTAAACAAAATAGCACCTTCTCATTGCTTGACAGGGTTTTCAGAACATATGGGCTCATCATGTAAAACTGAACCTGCATATCACCAGCCACATATGGTTCCCAACTACTGCCAGACCACTCATATACTTCCACGGAGTATTCCTTCAACGATTAAAGAGTCACTAACTGAACCATGTCACTTCAATTTATTCATTCTCGTATGCACTAAATCCAGTAAAAGACTATTACCAGGTCATCTTTTATTCTGTACATTGAAGGTTCATCAGTCTCACCAACTTTATTATGTCTTACATTCACAGCCTGAAAATATGAGAATCCTCAATATCAAAGTAaagaaaatttatataaaacaATACTACTGTGTATTAACATGAAACTGTAATACCAAACAGGCTAGCTAATCCAGAGAAAGAGCAAACCTTCAGATGACCTCTTTCATGGAACACCCATTTGCTAAGTTCAACAAAAAATTGCTCATTCCCACATTTCTCATGTCTGTCATAGGAGAAATAGAACAGTCATTTTATCTTCAGATaataataagtaaataaataattacattcTTCAAGGAAGAGGACCTTACTAACTGtctcaaaacaaaaattatattCCCGATAGATATCAGTACTGACAGCATACACTCCCACTTCCCCACACAAGGCCCCCTCCCCCCATCAGCCCCTCTTATGAGATTGCAAAATCACTTGCCACTATGACTATAGAGATCTGATCTCTTGATGCAACCGCTTATAAAAAGACTCATATAATCACAATCTACCAATTTACTGAAATCAAAATCCTAAAAGATCAAATCAAAGATTAAAAACATGCCAACTTCATATACAGGATTGCATTCACTTACTTGGTAGTGCTTCCAGCTTTCTGTACTCCAGAGCGGAAGAACCTGAACAAAAGATAAATTTCTATAAATTGTGTTACAGCATGTTAAAGTGACCCATGTTACTACTAACCTGTCACTGAACACAGTAAGTGAACCCGATATCAGAATCCGAGCATTGTTTCTTGCCTGAAAAGTATACATTATAATTTTTCATACGAAAAATCAATATCTCGAGGTGTCTACAAATGATAATCCAAATTCACAAACCAGAAGATGAACCAAACATTTCATTGCGCAcaacatatttatttttgttcttttCCCAATTGGGTACATATTCAAAGACGGTTTATGCACTGGCATTGAAGGACCACTTCACTAGGAAGTTTGGTTTTAAACCTTGCCATAGGGTATACACAGGTTAAATGCAACCACTTTGGGCCTCTTCCTAAAGATTGTAGGCCAGAGAAAAACCAGCTAGAGTTCAGAAAATTTACATTGGTACTTTTGATTTAAAGCACACTTGTTGACTTTACCAAGTCAGGACATAACCTAGATAAATAAGCTAAGCGATTAAATATGTAATCACGACTTTCCTTCGGCCCAAACTTGGCTTTGTTCATATTTATCTACCACAGTATTCAGAAGTTAAACAACAATTTCATGGTCGATAGGTTGGTCATGAGAATAATGCAAGACAAACAATAAAGCAGCAATTTGCTTCAAAGGGCTTTAAAAGGTAACAACAATACTCTTGCTGACCAGTGAGGAAACAAGTGCGTCAAATATCAAAGAAGCATATGTACTACCAGCAAAATTAGCACAGTGTAGTACAAGTGAAGTTTCCACTGACTAGTTTTTTACTTGATGGTGATTGGATGTGCTAAAGTGCACAACAAACAGTATGCTATAAGGGTGGGATGCTGGTTTCTTCAGTTAAAATAATTTTCAGTTAGAAGAAAATTTGAAATCACTTTCTAAGTAACTGAGCCCAAACCCATGTATGGGAACATTTGGCAAATTATCAATCAGGAAATTGGTAAGATGATATACCTGGACTACAGAAACCAAAGAGATTGCTGAACCAATCAAAGTGGGAGGACTTGATAACTTGGATTTTGGATTTGCCGAGTATGCTGCTGGTGAAGCAGAGAGAACTTTTGTCACCTGCAAAATAGAGCAACTATGTGAGATATATCAAATTGGATAATATCTATATTCAGTAAACATAGCTCGTATGCTTTACCAAAGTAGAAATCTTACCAAGCTGCTTGAAGGATTTATAGAGTGACCAATTCCCTTAAACAGAACAGGAGCCTGCAGTAAAATCAGGACACATAAACACCAGAGGAATGTTTGGGTGGCTTATAGGAGTTGGTAGAATATTAAAAAACAAGTAACGCTTCATATGTCAGATGAAATTTGTGGTGGTCAATAATTTATGGaatatattttgatgatatctGGAAGAAGATATACCTCTATTTTCCTGCTCCCCAAGATAACCTCGGAATTAACAAAGTCATCATTGGCAATCAATGTATGATGCCCTTCTGTCTCTGAAACTGCATGATTTGTGTGGTCAATTACCATAGCTGTTGGGTCCTAGCATTCAAACAcaaaatttcacacatttcccgGATGATATATGAAAACGAATAATGCATCAATTTTCACATTaattatctaaaataaacaGAAAAATTGAAGATAAAGAGTGTGCTAGAGAAGCAGAATTGACAAAAATAACTCTCACCTCATCGAAATCAACCCCGCATTCCACAGCTATCTCTCTAATCAAGTCTGAAGCCGATGTATCGGCAGCCAGAATTAAATCATGACCGGAATCAACAAATTCTAGCAATGACGCAGCATCGACGGACCcgccaaaccctaattttgcaCCAAGCAAAAAGATGAATAACAAAGACAAATCAATAAAAGCTAAACGAAACAGATATCTCACACCTAATTGGAGTGCCCATCACATACAACAGTAACTCgtgattttcaattttttcacaCGAAATTCATAAATACAAGCAACTTTAAAAGGACATCCGCATTTGCAGTAGGGCAATTTGTTCACTCACGATCAATTGTCGGGGCGAAGAGAACAATGGCGTCATACAAATACTGTCCATATCTCTGCAGAGCGAGCTTTGGATCATCCGCTAGCTTGAAATCGAGATCAAATCCTCTGGTCTCCAACGACTTGAAGAAGATGGAATGCGACGACTTAATCGCGAAGTCGTCGAGCAGGACCAGAACACGGCGATCCGTGGGTCTGTCTTCAGAGAATGCGGAGCATATGATCGCGAAAAACGGAACAGAGACCAAGAATAAACAGAGAGATATCTTGATCATGGCGCTCGATCTCGAAAATGAAGGGTTTTAGCTATGGAGTTTCCGCAAATCACACTTGTTGTGTGAGAGTGTGTTTGCAGTCCGATCCCagatctttttttattttctactcGATTTTACTAGTTTCTAAATAAATGGAATcggggttttttcttttttttctagaGTAAGAATTTAGATTCCGTATTTGTACTGAACTTTGTTTGGGAGAGACTAATGAGATGGGAGACGCATCTcaattttttcagaattttttttaacgacgcttagggagagacgcatgtcACTCGGGCGAAAGTAGCTCTGCCGCTGCCTCTGTTTCTTGGACAATTGGAGTTGTCAGTCACGTCTTTTCCCCATTCAACAGAAGTTTTGTTGTGTGCTTGAAAAAGAGGATAGCATGTTAATCCAAAGAAGCATCATTACTCTTTGAAAGCAAGaacttttttataatttattaatgtaAACGAGGTGGAGCATATAAAATCACAATGCAGGGTAAAgtaacaatttttttataaaaaatagaaaaagagaaaaggaaagcaCGAACGTCAATGTATttctattatatataaatataaaaatatatttcattgCAAAccatcatcaagtaacatgcacaaactaattaagtatatttaagGTGGTGTGTTCAGATACTTTAAAGAAGTGAAATTCGAAATTAGTCCATGAAAAATacattttgcattttttatgtttttgaattagaaaaaaatattatcataAGTATACAGGaaatgaaaaatcaaaaaacttatctttattttccaattttgcT from Salvia splendens isolate huo1 chromosome 9, SspV2, whole genome shotgun sequence includes:
- the LOC121746718 gene encoding dolichyl-diphosphooligosaccharide--protein glycosyltransferase 48 kDa subunit-like, with amino-acid sequence MIKISLCLFLVSVPFFAIICSAFSEDRPTDRRVLVLLDDFAIKSSHSIFFKSLETRGFDLDFKLADDPKLALQRYGQYLYDAIVLFAPTIDRFGGSVDAASLLEFVDSGHDLILAADTSASDLIREIAVECGVDFDEDPTAMVIDHTNHAVSETEGHHTLIANDDFVNSEVILGSRKIEAPVLFKGIGHSINPSSSLVTKVLSASPAAYSANPKSKLSSPPTLIGSAISLVSVVQARNNARILISGSLTVFSDRFFRSGVQKAGSTTKHEKCGNEQFFVELSKWVFHERGHLKAVNVRHNKVGETDEPSMYRIKDDLEYSVEVYEWSGSSWEPYVAGDMQVQFYMMSPYVLKTLSSNEKGLYYTSFKIPDVYGVFQFKVEYQRLGYTALSLSKQIPVRPFRHNEYERFIPAALPYYGASFSMMSGFFVFTLVYLYTK